A genomic segment from Anaeromicrobium sediminis encodes:
- the amrA gene encoding AmmeMemoRadiSam system protein A has protein sequence MGKILKTYLMPHPPIILPEVGKGEERKIQNTIDSCNEIAKEIGNLKPDTIIVITPHGPVFNDAVAISYGTSISGDLRKFGVDEVGLSFNNDKRLVDEIYAYSNGEGVMVAKIDKNAADTYGVEYELDHGALVPLYFIEKEYKDFNLVHITYGMLSKMQLYKFGMALEKALDHAGKNAVIIGSGDLSHKLKELGPYEYSPYGPKFDEEIIKYLGEGDILEIFNMDPTIIEQAGECGMRSIYIMAGAMNDYNISGEVLSYEGPFGVGYGVVKFNLEKSNENRYEKIVKSREEKFKNKLASADPYVRLARESLTHYLTHGTYTDMPEYVTDEMKNEARGVFVSLKVDGDLRGCIGTFLPTTKNIASEIIRNAVEAGEHDPRFNPVHLEELKDIDFSVDVLTKPEKASISELDPKEYGVIVKSGRKSGLLLPDLEGVNTVEEQLNIVLRKAGIEEDEAYEVERFKVIRHKE, from the coding sequence ATGGGAAAAATTTTAAAAACCTATTTAATGCCCCACCCTCCAATAATTTTGCCAGAGGTGGGAAAGGGAGAAGAGAGAAAAATACAGAATACTATAGATTCTTGCAATGAAATTGCTAAGGAAATTGGCAATCTAAAGCCAGATACTATAATAGTAATAACTCCCCATGGCCCTGTATTTAATGATGCAGTAGCCATATCCTATGGAACTAGTATAAGTGGTGATTTAAGAAAGTTTGGAGTAGATGAGGTAGGTTTATCTTTTAATAATGATAAAAGATTAGTAGATGAAATATATGCTTACTCCAATGGTGAAGGTGTAATGGTGGCAAAGATTGATAAAAATGCTGCTGATACCTATGGGGTAGAATATGAATTAGACCATGGAGCATTAGTTCCCCTATATTTTATAGAAAAAGAGTATAAAGACTTTAATTTAGTACATATAACTTATGGAATGTTGTCTAAAATGCAACTATACAAGTTTGGTATGGCATTAGAAAAGGCATTAGACCATGCAGGGAAGAATGCTGTTATAATAGGTAGCGGAGATTTATCCCATAAGCTAAAAGAGCTCGGGCCCTATGAGTATAGTCCCTATGGACCTAAATTTGATGAAGAGATTATTAAATATTTAGGAGAAGGAGATATATTAGAAATATTTAATATGGACCCTACTATAATAGAACAAGCTGGGGAATGTGGAATGAGATCTATCTATATTATGGCAGGAGCTATGAATGACTATAATATAAGTGGAGAAGTCCTATCCTATGAAGGTCCCTTTGGAGTAGGCTATGGTGTTGTAAAATTTAATCTTGAAAAATCTAATGAAAATAGATATGAAAAAATAGTAAAGAGTAGAGAAGAAAAATTTAAAAATAAATTAGCAAGTGCAGATCCTTATGTGAGGTTAGCGCGAGAGAGTTTGACCCATTATTTAACCCATGGAACTTATACGGATATGCCAGAGTATGTGACAGATGAGATGAAAAATGAAGCTAGGGGTGTTTTTGTCTCTCTAAAGGTAGACGGAGATTTAAGGGGTTGTATAGGTACATTCCTTCCAACTACTAAAAATATTGCCAGTGAAATAATTAGAAATGCAGTGGAAGCTGGAGAGCATGACCCTCGATTTAATCCTGTTCATTTAGAGGAATTAAAGGATATAGACTTTTCTGTAGATGTGCTTACTAAACCTGAAAAGGCTTCTATTAGTGAATTAGATCCAAAGGAGTATGGGGTAATAGTAAAAAGTGGTAGAAAATCAGGTCTGCTATTACCAGACTTAGAAGGTGTAAATACGGTGGAAGAACAATTAAATATTGTCCTTAGAAAGGCTGGCATAGAAGAAGATGAAGCTTATGAAGTAGAGAGATTTAAAGTAATAAGACACAAGGAATAG